In Actinomycetota bacterium, the following are encoded in one genomic region:
- a CDS encoding EAL domain-containing protein produces the protein MRPDAARRRPLEALTCRRSGDHRERHAADPSRESGEASSRARGGGRMTAATAESLSAGQLGRALAAGGLQVRYQPIISLPDRRVVGMECLARLQNGDELVAPARFIATAETHGLIADLGAEVLRQAIARVAGWRRQGDGLAAVWVSVNVSPLQLADPTFLPLVRSLLREYSVPASALTLEITETVATAGAVQPALEALSAFGVRLALDDFGTGFATLDGLKRLPVRMLKIDRTFVSEVATPSRARAIVRAVIALAETLGLYVVAEGVETEDQLVVLEQLNCLAAQGFYFAEPTETPELVDLQQGIRRAPTGTDLATLWRPEHDATVLAAARLLAIRPSRVRDTVVALSSACGRRMGLSAGSNYVTRMLSLVHDHRELVLAGDDWAARVPGAADLATVLADGLPRPDLPIEVRVVAAAAGVGAVLRERPDLDLASCCEQVVAGGTVDDEVAAVLVSVATRPVPIIGIDTVLDTAEAYHSGRSGVEERMRALLGVTRAIGSTRDMRELLRLAADEARAVLGAASLSVERWDRETGVLRTLVNVGELGPAQVVFPADEFYPLIQFPESQRLLTMGMPHLQSVNDPTSDDAEVGMLRRLGKGSCAAVPILIEDRLWGRMYATTSPDQPAFEARDLELLTAVAGVVSTVVVQAEHLDAMARQAFEDALTGLGNRRVVDDALTRLSADGRPTALVLLDVDGLKEINDSLGHGAGDLALQVLGDALSASVAGVDGGLAGRLGGDEFTLLLPDHDLLAAQAVVVTLQERLASQRGPTVSCGVAVAAAGPWSARVLLAEADAQAYAVKRRRRGDRRSTRTANLDRVP, from the coding sequence ATGCGGCCGGATGCGGCCCGCCGCCGGCCCCTTGAAGCCCTAACCTGCCGCCGAAGCGGTGATCATCGGGAGCGCCACGCGGCCGACCCGAGCCGAGAGTCCGGCGAGGCGAGCAGTAGGGCTCGCGGGGGAGGTCGAATGACCGCCGCGACCGCCGAGAGCCTGTCCGCCGGGCAACTCGGCCGCGCCCTGGCCGCCGGTGGCCTCCAAGTGCGGTACCAGCCGATCATCAGCCTGCCCGATCGGCGGGTCGTCGGCATGGAATGCCTGGCCCGGTTGCAAAACGGCGACGAACTCGTCGCACCCGCTCGATTCATCGCGACAGCCGAGACTCACGGACTGATCGCCGACCTGGGGGCAGAGGTCCTCCGGCAGGCGATCGCCCGCGTGGCAGGGTGGCGGCGCCAAGGCGACGGCCTGGCCGCGGTCTGGGTCTCGGTCAACGTGTCGCCCCTGCAATTGGCCGACCCGACGTTCCTTCCGCTGGTGCGATCTCTGCTGCGCGAATACTCCGTCCCGGCGAGCGCGCTGACGCTGGAGATCACCGAGACGGTGGCGACGGCAGGCGCCGTACAGCCGGCGCTGGAGGCGCTGTCGGCGTTCGGCGTACGGCTGGCCCTCGATGACTTCGGCACCGGATTCGCCACGCTGGACGGGCTCAAGCGCCTGCCGGTGCGCATGCTGAAGATCGACCGGACGTTCGTCTCGGAAGTCGCCACACCGTCCCGGGCCCGCGCGATCGTTCGTGCGGTCATCGCGCTGGCCGAGACCCTCGGCCTGTACGTCGTGGCCGAAGGGGTCGAGACCGAAGACCAACTCGTCGTACTGGAACAGCTGAACTGCCTGGCCGCCCAGGGCTTCTACTTCGCAGAACCGACCGAGACCCCGGAACTGGTCGATCTGCAGCAGGGCATCCGCCGCGCCCCCACCGGGACAGATCTGGCGACCCTGTGGCGCCCGGAACACGACGCGACGGTGCTCGCCGCCGCGCGGCTGCTGGCCATCCGGCCGTCCCGGGTGCGCGACACCGTGGTCGCCCTGTCCAGTGCCTGCGGCCGCCGGATGGGGCTCAGCGCCGGTTCGAACTACGTCACCCGCATGCTGTCGCTGGTGCACGACCACCGGGAACTGGTCCTCGCCGGCGACGACTGGGCGGCCCGGGTCCCCGGCGCTGCCGACCTGGCGACGGTGCTGGCCGACGGCCTGCCGCGGCCGGACCTTCCCATCGAGGTGCGCGTCGTGGCCGCCGCGGCCGGGGTCGGAGCCGTCCTGCGCGAGCGGCCGGACCTCGACCTCGCCAGTTGCTGCGAGCAGGTCGTGGCCGGCGGCACCGTCGACGACGAGGTTGCCGCCGTGTTGGTGTCGGTCGCCACCCGGCCCGTCCCGATCATCGGCATCGACACCGTGCTCGACACCGCCGAGGCGTACCACAGCGGTCGCAGCGGGGTCGAAGAGCGGATGCGCGCCCTCCTCGGCGTCACCCGGGCGATCGGCTCCACTCGCGACATGCGCGAACTGCTGCGGTTGGCCGCCGACGAGGCCCGCGCGGTGCTCGGCGCCGCGTCGCTGTCGGTCGAGCGCTGGGACCGGGAGACCGGCGTCCTGCGCACCCTGGTCAACGTCGGCGAACTCGGACCCGCGCAGGTCGTCTTCCCCGCCGACGAGTTCTATCCGCTGATCCAGTTCCCGGAGTCGCAGCGACTGCTCACCATGGGAATGCCGCACCTGCAGAGCGTCAACGACCCCACGTCCGACGATGCCGAGGTCGGGATGCTGCGCCGGCTCGGGAAAGGATCGTGCGCCGCGGTTCCCATCCTCATCGAGGATCGGCTCTGGGGCCGGATGTATGCCACGACGTCGCCGGATCAGCCGGCGTTCGAGGCGCGCGACCTCGAGCTGCTCACCGCCGTCGCCGGCGTCGTCAGCACCGTCGTGGTGCAGGCCGAACACCTCGATGCCATGGCCCGGCAGGCATTCGAGGATGCCCTGACCGGCCTGGGCAATCGCCGGGTGGTCGACGATGCGCTGACCCGGTTGTCCGCCGACGGACGCCCCACTGCTCTGGTGCTGCTCGACGTGGACGGCCTGAAGGAGATCAACGACTCGCTGGGACACGGAGCAGGAGACCTTGCGCTGCAGGTGCTGGGCGACGCCCTGTCGGCGAGTGTGGCCGGGGTCGACGGGGGCCTGGCCGGCAGACTCGGTGGCGACGAGTTCACCTTGCTGCTGCCCGACCACGATCTGCTCGCCGCCCAGGCCGTCGTCGTGACACTGCAGGAACGACTCGCGTCGCAGCGGGGACCGACGGTCTCCTGCGGGGTGGCGGTTGCCGCCGCGGGACCCTGGTCGGCCCGGGTGCTGCTCGCCGAAGCAGATGCCCAGGCCTACGCGGTGAAGCGCCGGCGCCGCGGCGACCGCCGCTCCACGCGGACGGCCAATCTCGATCGGGTACCCTGA
- a CDS encoding leucine--tRNA ligase — protein MSDTVRTPEGAEDYDVEAIQERWLPVWDAAAPFRSGTAGDQRPKKYVLDMFPYPSGDLHMGHAEAYAIGDVIARYWVQRGFDVLHPIGWDAFGLPAENAAIKRGIDPAGWTYENIATQRASMRRYACSFDWDRTLNTCDPQYYRWNQWFFLRMFEQGLAYRKASNVNWCPNDQTVLANEQVIGGRCERCDALVVKKKLTQWYLRITAYADRLLDDMVQLEGEWPDKVLLMQRNWIGRSTGAEVQFGIEGRPEPVTVYTTRPDTLYGATFFVVAADSDLAAELAAGTPAEQEFAAYRDQVAMTSEVDRLDASRAKTGVFLHRYAVNPVNGERIPVWASDYVLSDYGTGAIMAVPAHDQRDLDFARTFGLPVRVVVEAAEDPTVTGVATADDGLHVNSGPLDGLGKAAAIEAILAVLAERGTGRAAVNYRLRDWLISRQRYWGTPIPIVHCPSCGEVAVPDDQLPIVLPAADGLDLTPRGSSPLGAATEWAAVSCPRCGGPATRDTDTMDTFVDSSWYYLRYLDPARTESPFDPQLAREWLPVDQYVGGVTHAILHLLYSRFFTKVLHDMGMVEFTEPFSRLLNQGMVLMAGSAMSKSRGNLVRLSDELADHGVDAVRLTMVFAGPPEDDIDWADVSPTGAKKFLARAWRLSGDVSSAAGTDPASGDVALRKVTHRMVHDAQVAIEAGRFNVAVAKSMELVNAARKAIDSGPGAADPAVREAAEAVAVLLSLVAPYTAEDMWSKLGHEPCVALAGWPAVDAALLVEESVTCVVQVAGKVRHRIEVAPSVDPAELRELALQSPAVVKALDGRAVKDVIVRPPRLVNVVPA, from the coding sequence ATGAGCGACACGGTCCGGACGCCCGAGGGCGCTGAGGACTACGACGTCGAGGCGATCCAGGAACGATGGTTGCCGGTGTGGGACGCCGCCGCGCCGTTCCGTTCCGGTACCGCAGGTGACCAGCGTCCGAAGAAGTACGTGCTGGACATGTTCCCGTACCCGTCCGGCGACCTGCACATGGGGCATGCCGAGGCGTACGCCATCGGCGACGTGATCGCGCGCTACTGGGTGCAGCGGGGCTTCGATGTGCTGCACCCCATCGGATGGGACGCGTTCGGCCTGCCCGCGGAGAACGCCGCGATCAAGCGCGGCATCGATCCTGCGGGATGGACGTACGAGAACATCGCGACCCAGCGGGCGTCGATGCGGCGGTACGCCTGCTCGTTCGACTGGGATCGCACGCTGAACACCTGCGATCCGCAGTACTACCGCTGGAACCAGTGGTTCTTCCTGCGGATGTTCGAGCAGGGCCTGGCGTACCGCAAGGCCAGCAATGTGAACTGGTGCCCGAACGATCAGACCGTGCTCGCGAACGAGCAGGTGATCGGTGGTCGCTGCGAACGCTGTGACGCCCTGGTGGTCAAGAAGAAGCTGACGCAGTGGTATCTGCGCATCACCGCCTACGCCGATCGCCTGCTGGACGACATGGTCCAGCTCGAGGGCGAATGGCCCGACAAGGTGCTGTTGATGCAGCGCAACTGGATCGGACGTTCGACCGGTGCCGAGGTCCAGTTCGGGATCGAGGGTCGGCCCGAGCCGGTCACGGTTTACACGACGCGACCGGACACGCTGTACGGCGCCACGTTCTTCGTCGTCGCCGCCGACTCCGACCTGGCCGCAGAACTGGCCGCCGGTACGCCGGCGGAGCAGGAGTTTGCCGCCTACCGCGACCAGGTGGCGATGACCAGCGAGGTGGACCGGCTGGACGCCAGCCGCGCCAAGACCGGAGTCTTCCTGCACCGGTACGCGGTCAACCCGGTCAACGGCGAGCGGATTCCGGTGTGGGCCAGCGACTATGTGCTGTCCGACTACGGCACCGGCGCCATCATGGCGGTGCCGGCCCACGACCAGCGCGACCTGGATTTCGCCCGGACATTCGGGCTGCCGGTGCGGGTCGTCGTGGAGGCCGCCGAGGATCCGACTGTCACCGGGGTGGCCACCGCCGACGACGGCCTGCATGTGAACTCCGGCCCGCTGGACGGGCTCGGCAAGGCCGCGGCGATCGAGGCGATCCTTGCCGTGCTCGCCGAGCGCGGCACGGGTCGCGCCGCGGTCAACTACCGGCTCCGTGACTGGCTCATCTCGCGGCAGAGGTACTGGGGCACACCGATTCCCATCGTGCACTGCCCGTCGTGCGGCGAGGTCGCCGTGCCCGACGACCAGCTGCCGATCGTGCTGCCGGCGGCCGACGGCCTCGACCTGACCCCGCGGGGCTCCTCCCCGTTGGGGGCGGCGACCGAGTGGGCCGCGGTCAGCTGCCCGCGATGTGGCGGACCCGCCACCCGCGACACCGACACGATGGACACCTTCGTCGACTCGTCCTGGTACTACCTGCGCTACCTGGACCCTGCTCGGACCGAGTCGCCCTTCGATCCGCAGCTGGCCCGCGAATGGCTACCGGTGGACCAGTACGTGGGCGGCGTGACCCACGCGATCCTGCATCTGCTGTACAGCCGCTTCTTCACCAAGGTCTTGCACGACATGGGAATGGTCGAGTTCACCGAACCGTTCTCGCGCCTGCTCAACCAGGGCATGGTGCTCATGGCCGGCTCGGCGATGAGCAAGTCGCGAGGAAACCTGGTCCGGCTGTCCGACGAGCTCGCCGACCACGGCGTGGACGCGGTACGGCTCACCATGGTGTTCGCCGGCCCGCCCGAGGACGACATCGACTGGGCGGACGTCTCGCCGACCGGGGCGAAGAAGTTCCTGGCCCGGGCATGGCGGTTGTCCGGTGACGTGTCCAGCGCGGCCGGCACCGATCCGGCGAGCGGCGATGTCGCGCTGCGCAAGGTGACGCATCGGATGGTGCACGACGCGCAGGTCGCGATCGAGGCGGGGCGTTTCAACGTCGCTGTGGCGAAGTCCATGGAGTTGGTCAACGCGGCCCGCAAGGCGATCGACTCCGGTCCCGGTGCTGCCGACCCGGCCGTTCGTGAAGCGGCCGAAGCCGTTGCGGTGCTGCTGTCGCTGGTGGCGCCGTACACCGCCGAGGACATGTGGTCCAAACTCGGCCACGAGCCGTGCGTCGCGCTCGCAGGCTGGCCGGCGGTCGACGCGGCACTGCTGGTCGAGGAGTCGGTGACCTGCGTCGTGCAGGTGGCGGGCAAGGTCCGGCACCGGATCGAGGTTGCGCCGTCGGTGGATCCGGCCGAATTGCGCGAACTCGCGTTGCAGTCTCCGGCCGTGGTCAAGGCGCTGGACGGGCGCGCGGTCAAGGACGTCATCGTCCGGCCGCCTCGGCTCGTGAACGTCGTCCCGGCCTGA
- a CDS encoding DegV family protein, whose translation MAGAVAVVTDSTASLLPERAAAAGVKVVPIQVIVDDVIRDEGTEITPADVAIALRDKRSVSTSRPAPERLAAQYRELADNGATHIVSIHLSAAMSGTVESATIAARQVAIPVTVLDSRSVALGLGYAVLAAAATASAGAAPEAVAAAARDRLARTSVLFYVDTLDRLRAGGRIGAAATLLGQALHVKPLLQLSAGVVEPVEKVRTAARALARLEELAAMRAGIGEIRIAVQHCLAADRAAALAARLRDRLPRAELEVGEVGAVLGAHVGPGMVAVVLAPR comes from the coding sequence GTGGCGGGCGCGGTGGCGGTGGTCACCGATTCCACCGCCAGTTTGCTCCCAGAACGCGCCGCTGCCGCCGGTGTCAAGGTCGTCCCGATCCAGGTGATCGTCGACGACGTCATCCGCGACGAGGGCACCGAGATCACCCCGGCGGACGTCGCCATTGCCTTGCGCGACAAGCGGTCGGTGTCGACCTCCCGGCCGGCGCCGGAGCGCCTCGCCGCGCAGTACCGCGAGCTGGCCGACAACGGCGCAACGCATATTGTGTCGATTCACCTGTCGGCAGCGATGAGCGGCACGGTGGAGTCCGCGACGATCGCGGCGCGTCAGGTCGCGATCCCGGTCACCGTGCTGGACTCCCGCTCGGTAGCACTCGGCCTCGGCTACGCCGTGCTGGCCGCGGCCGCAACCGCCAGTGCCGGAGCAGCTCCTGAGGCCGTGGCGGCCGCCGCCCGCGACCGGCTGGCGCGAACCAGCGTGCTGTTCTACGTCGACACCCTCGACCGGCTGCGCGCCGGCGGCCGGATCGGCGCCGCGGCCACCCTGCTCGGCCAGGCGCTGCACGTCAAGCCGCTGCTGCAGCTGTCGGCCGGCGTGGTCGAGCCGGTCGAGAAGGTCCGGACCGCTGCCCGCGCGCTCGCCCGGTTGGAGGAGCTCGCCGCGATGCGCGCGGGCATCGGGGAGATCCGGATCGCGGTGCAGCACTGCCTGGCCGCCGACCGCGCCGCCGCGCTCGCCGCCCGGCTGCGCGACCGCCTGCCGCGCGCGGAACTGGAGGTCGGCGAAGTGGGTGCGGTCCTCGGCGCCCATGTCGGGCCGGGCA